The segment TATAAGCAAAATACGCTAGTCCAAGTGCTAATGCGTGAGAGCTCATATGCCAACCATCGGCTAGTAACGCCATAGAGTTAAAGTATATACCGCCTATAATTTCAGCTATCATCATAGATATTGTGATTATCATCGCATATAGCGTGTTTTTCTTGGCGGTAAGATTAGCTGAGTGAAAATTGTGATTATATGAAAAATTTAAAATATTATTACTCATATTTAATCCTTTTTAAAAATATTATGATACTATACCCCAGTATAACTTATAAAAAGATAAAGGAAAATTATGGCTCACATAGTAGCAAATAAAGATAAGCTTCTTTTGCGTATTAAAAAGATAAAAGGGCAAATTTCAGCTTTAGAAAAGGCTTTAGAAGATGAGAAAGATTGCTTTAAAGTACTTCAGCAAATTAGTGCCGCAAGAGGTGCTATCACATCTTTAATGGCAGAAGTCTTGGATGGGCATATCAAAGAGCATCTTGGAAATAGCGTTAGCCAAGAGCAAAGAGAGCAAGAGATAGCAAATTTAACTTCGCTTTTAAAGAGTTTTTTTAAATAATTTTTAAAGGGTAAAATAGTCTATTTCACCCTTTAAATTATCTTAAATCATTTTAGCTTGGGCTTTTAAAATCTCTTTATAAAGTTCTCTAAGCTTTGTCGTAAATGGTCCGATTTTGCCGCCATTTATGGCCTTACCATCGGCTTTAATGACTGGCAAAAGGATTATAGTAGCAGCACTTATGAAGCACTCATCTGCGTTATAAACTTCATCCATGCTAAATTTACGCTCTTGTATTTGTAGGCCAATTTACTTAGCCAAAGAGTATTTTTCTATAAGTTTTTTGTTTAATTTTTCTAAGACATCTTTTAATTTTTCCAAATCATCACAGATTTTATTAACGATTTCACTAATAATTTCATCATTGCTTAAATAATCCAAAATCAAATTATCAGCATTGCTAAATTTTTTATTACAATAATACCATGCCCACCATTCGCCGCTCCCGTTCCATTCGTCGCTATTATTACTACTTTTATTTTTATAATAATCACTTTCTTTTACAATATCTTGAAAACAATCATTATCTAATCTATTCTTTACTTTAATACTACGTTTTAGACCAAAAAATATATTATTATATCCGTTTTGCGGTTCTACACAATAATAAATATAATTGCCATCGTGGTTTTCTTCATTATATCCTTTTAATTTTATAGAAAAAATTTTATTACTCCGTTTTATTTCGTGAAATTTTTCTATTTCCCAATCTTTTGTATTTTTTGTCTTTATTGTTTCTTTTAAAGTTTCATAAACTTTGCTAAACAATTCATTTAATAAATTTATTTTTGCGTTTTCAAACTCATTATGTATATTTACACAAAGCTTATAATTTTTTTTGATTTGTTCTATTATTAAGTTATTTTCCATTTTCTCTCCATTTATTAGATTTTTTACTGCTTTTTCGTATTGCGTGATTATT is part of the Campylobacter lanienae NCTC 13004 genome and harbors:
- a CDS encoding metal/formaldehyde-sensitive transcriptional repressor, which gives rise to MAHIVANKDKLLLRIKKIKGQISALEKALEDEKDCFKVLQQISAARGAITSLMAEVLDGHIKEHLGNSVSQEQREQEIANLTSLLKSFFK
- a CDS encoding PD-(D/E)XK nuclease family protein, yielding MAEFTQKYQKFFDEFEKAYKEYENKVKERRARGIHDYNVFDVLETREVKHSKFIASLLDPKGLHYQGDLFLNKFIEVCGIDDFGLNTLNSQVYREYKNIDIYITDGNKHIIIENKIWDAKDQYKQIYRYIETIKKENSSLDNDEILVLYLTPNFDKTPSQESLNGFKIKDGFLEKGNDKIPYKHIICNDILKWLNEVKIEIVNLTDLNVIITQYEKAVKNLINGEKMENNLIIEQIKKNYKLCVNIHNEFENAKINLLNELFSKVYETLKETIKTKNTKDWEIEKFHEIKRSNKIFSIKLKGYNEENHDGNYIYYCVEPQNGYNNIFFGLKRSIKVKNRLDNDCFQDIVKESDYYKNKSSNNSDEWNGSGEWWAWYYCNKKFSNADNLILDYLSNDEIISEIVNKICDDLEKLKDVLEKLNKKLIEKYSLAK